A window from Ictalurus punctatus breed USDA103 unplaced genomic scaffold, Coco_2.0 Super-Scaffold_100046, whole genome shotgun sequence encodes these proteins:
- the LOC128630146 gene encoding uncharacterized protein LOC128630146, producing the protein MNSNMSVSGEQDLKRDERMMEGKRSDSPEPSCVSMKSDASMDLPFTFSDGASSPDVRPQQKTSNLSRNQLDSIFKELEHKVISLIKNELKRFRKLLSPDYPACTEREDEEDLHSVRDGALKITLHVLKNMNHTDLAHTLHNKSVASVYQTSGRKDSSCARCCSHFFQHSSWSQNRFSSSLLVLCRGCHIVKVTTIPAQGLVK; encoded by the exons atgaactccaacatgagtgtgtctggagaacaggacttaaagagagacgagag aatgatggagggaaagagatcagactcaccagaacccagctgtgtgtccatgaagagtgacgcGTCAATGGATCTCCCATTTACCTTCAGTGAcggagccagttctcctgatgtgag accacaacagaagacatcaaacctcagcagaaatcagttggactccatattcaag gaactggaacacaaagtcatctctctgataaagaatgagctgaagaggtttaggaagctcctgagtccagattacccagcatgcactgagagggaggatgaggaggatctgcacagtgtcagagacggagcgctgaagatcacactgcacgtcctgaagaacatgaaccacacagatctcgctcacacactgcacaaca agtctgtggcctctgtgtatcagacaaGTGGGAGGAAAGATTCTTCCTGTGCAAGGTGCTGCTCTCACTTCTTTCAGCATAGCTCCTGGTCTCAGAACAGGTTTAGTTCATCGTTGCTGGTGTTGTGTAGAGGATGTCATATTGTGAAAGTCACAACTATCCCCGCTCAAGGTCTTGTGAAATAG
- the LOC128630151 gene encoding histone H3-like, translating into MARTKQSVRESTGGKAPRKQLATKAARKSAPATGGVKKPHRYRPGTVALREIRRYQKSTELFIRKLPFQRLVREIAQDFKPDLRFQSSAVMALLEASEAYLGCQFEDTNLCAIHAKRVTIMPKDIQLARRIRGERA; encoded by the coding sequence ATGGCAAGAACCAAGCAGTCCGTCCGTGAGTCCACCGGTGGCAAGGCACCAAGGAAGCAGCTCGCCACTAAGGCTGCCCGCAAGAGCGCGCCGGCTACCGGCGGCGTGAAGAAGCCTCATCGTTACAGGCCTGGCACCGTGGCTCTGAGGGAGATCCGCCGTTATCAGAAGTCTACTGAGCTGTTCATCCGCAAGCTGCCCTTCCAGCGCCTGGTGAGAGAAATCGCTCAGGACTTCAAGCCCGACTTGCGTTTCCAGAGCTCGGCCGTCATGGCCCTGCTGGAGGCGAGCGAGGCATATCTGGGGTGTCAGTTCGAGGACACCAACCTGTGCGCTATCCacgccaagagagtgaccatcatgcccaaggatattcagctggcccgccgtattcgcggagaacgcgcttaa